A region from the Hydrogenimonas sp. genome encodes:
- a CDS encoding mobile element protein, whose amino-acid sequence MAHGMIAAYEERMPKLARFLEENIADAITFLAFPKPHHRKIHSTNVLERLNKEVKRRTKVVGAFPCEESVLRLLVPLAVDTNAKWLDRKYVSWENLEHDENVDDEFTEKS is encoded by the coding sequence ATGGCCCACGGCATGATTGCCGCCTATGAAGAGCGGATGCCAAAGCTGGCCAGATTTCTTGAAGAGAATATTGCTGACGCGATAACGTTTCTGGCCTTTCCGAAGCCACACCACCGCAAGATCCACTCCACCAACGTACTGGAGCGGCTCAACAAGGAGGTGAAACGTCGAACCAAAGTCGTCGGAGCGTTCCCCTGCGAGGAATCGGTGCTGCGTCTACTGGTGCCACTGGCGGTTGATACCAACGCCAAGTGGTTGGATAGAAAATATGTCTCGTGGGAAAATCTGGAACACGATGAAAATGTCGATGATGAATTTACAGAAAAATCTTGA
- a CDS encoding integral membrane protein produces MIKNNYFSFLNKIFQEYRSHKHYIAYALFLSLYVYLPQILGVGSIRQGVLWLISIMILWLISKVNKLLFSVFAFITLFISAIGIHIYYHWGDLRLSSRLEVALLSPHEETMEYLQTYINWVDIIAILYFIIGSYLLYFLFKKRNNFLKIVKVSSLVLLLIIFSTLSLLINPVERITPFNLISIVEEANKWQSLIGQRKKFLQQRKHKYNLSELPYDKIVIIIGESANRYHMSVYGYNRKTTPFLDSLKNRGVGFYFNNIFSPANSTRYAIPLELTSAKVEHFFDFLVSESIITVLNDIGYKTYWISNQSMVGEHDTYITSIANEANITQILNAFYTDQKSEKSVPDEILLKYLDKFKPESSKKQAFFFHLMGSHAMYERRCPENRRFIKSPQNMIDNYDNSVYYTDFVLSQIYERFKKANTLFIYISDHGEYFGKVRHGHGSLKGYKDEFNIPFIAISSSFNPRLSSLYELNKIKSINMESFYDIVLYLLGLKEELEEINNTKVITVSPSDIVNYTDLK; encoded by the coding sequence ATGATAAAAAATAATTATTTTTCTTTTTTAAATAAAATTTTTCAAGAATATAGATCTCACAAACATTATATTGCATATGCTTTATTTCTTTCTTTATATGTATATTTACCTCAAATATTAGGCGTTGGATCAATAAGACAGGGTGTTCTTTGGTTGATATCTATAATGATTTTATGGCTTATTTCAAAAGTCAATAAATTATTGTTTTCTGTATTTGCATTTATAACACTGTTTATTAGTGCAATTGGCATTCATATCTACTACCACTGGGGAGATTTAAGGCTGTCATCACGCTTGGAAGTAGCTTTGTTATCACCACATGAAGAAACAATGGAATATCTGCAAACATATATTAATTGGGTAGATATTATTGCAATATTATATTTTATAATAGGTAGCTATTTGTTGTATTTTTTGTTTAAAAAAAGAAACAATTTTTTAAAAATTGTGAAAGTTTCTTCACTTGTTTTATTACTTATCATTTTTAGTACTTTAAGTTTATTAATAAATCCGGTTGAAAGAATAACCCCTTTCAATTTAATTAGCATAGTTGAAGAAGCCAACAAATGGCAAAGTCTAATAGGACAAAGAAAAAAATTTTTACAACAAAGAAAACACAAGTATAATCTTAGTGAATTGCCATATGATAAAATAGTGATAATTATTGGAGAAAGTGCAAATAGATATCATATGAGTGTCTATGGTTATAATAGAAAAACTACACCATTTTTAGATTCTCTAAAAAATAGAGGAGTAGGCTTTTATTTTAATAATATTTTTTCTCCTGCAAACTCAACCAGGTATGCTATTCCTTTAGAGTTAACAAGTGCAAAAGTTGAACATTTTTTCGATTTTTTAGTATCAGAATCTATTATTACTGTACTTAACGATATAGGATATAAAACATATTGGATTTCAAATCAGAGTATGGTTGGAGAACATGATACCTATATTACAAGTATCGCCAATGAAGCAAATATTACTCAAATATTGAATGCTTTCTATACAGACCAAAAAAGCGAAAAGAGTGTTCCAGATGAAATTTTATTAAAATATTTGGATAAATTTAAACCAGAATCATCAAAAAAACAGGCATTCTTTTTTCATTTAATGGGGTCACATGCAATGTACGAAAGAAGATGCCCGGAGAATAGAAGATTTATAAAAAGTCCTCAAAACATGATAGATAACTATGATAATTCAGTTTACTATACAGACTTTGTACTTTCACAAATATATGAAAGATTCAAAAAAGCAAATACATTGTTTATCTATATCTCTGATCATGGTGAATATTTTGGTAAAGTTAGACACGGCCATGGATCTTTGAAAGGATATAAAGATGAGTTTAACATTCCATTTATTGCAATTAGTTCATCATTCAATCCGAGATTATCTTCACTATATGAGCTGAATAAGATAAAGAGTATAAATATGGAAAGTTTTTATGATATCGTATTGTATTTACTCGGATTAAAGGAAGAGCTTGAAGAAATTAACAATACAAAAGTAATAACTGTCTCTCCAAGTGATATAGTAAATTATACAGACTTGAAATAA